In Providencia zhijiangensis, a single window of DNA contains:
- a CDS encoding IS3 family transposase (programmed frameshift), whose amino-acid sequence MKKRNFSAEFRRESAQLVVDQNYTVADAAKAMNVGLSTLTRWVKQLRDERAGKTPKASPITPEQIEIRELKKKIQRIEMENEIFKKGYRALDVRLPEQVSVIGKLRAHYPVATLCCVFGVHRSSYRYRENRPDNPDGRRAVLRSQVQELHGLSHGSAGARSIAVMATHRGFRMGRWLAGRLMKEMGLVSCQQPVHRYKRGGHEHIAIPNHLERQFAVTEPNQVWCGDVTYIWTGKRWAYLAVVLDLFARKPVGWAMSFSPDSKLTTKALKMAWEIRNKPSGLMFHSDQGSHYTSRQFRQLLWRYRIKQSMSRRGNCWDNSPMERFFRSLKNEWVPVTGYISFSEAAHAITDYIVGYYSEVRPHEYNGGLPPNESENQYRKNSKTVANFS is encoded by the exons CCCAGCTGGTTGTGGATCAGAACTATACAGTTGCAGATGCCGCGAAAGCCATGAATGTCGGGCTTTCCACCTTGACGCGGTGGGTAAAGCAATTACGGGACGAACGGGCAGGCAAAACACCGAAAGCATCCCCTATCACGCCGGAACAAATTGAGATACGTGAGCTGAAGAAAAAAATTCAACGTATTGAAATGGAAAACGAAATAT TTAAAAAAGGCTACCGCGCTCTTGATGTCAGACTCCCTGAACAGGTCTCGGTGATCGGGAAACTCAGAGCGCATTATCCTGTGGCCACTCTTTGCTGCGTGTTCGGAGTTCACCGCAGCAGCTATAGATACCGGGAAAACCGGCCTGACAATCCGGACGGCAGGAGAGCCGTATTACGTAGTCAGGTTCAGGAGCTGCACGGCCTCAGTCATGGCTCAGCAGGTGCAAGAAGTATCGCTGTAATGGCAACACACAGGGGCTTCCGGATGGGACGATGGCTTGCCGGACGGCTAATGAAGGAGATGGGGCTGGTGAGCTGTCAGCAGCCTGTTCACCGGTATAAACGTGGCGGTCATGAACACATTGCTATCCCGAACCACCTTGAGCGACAGTTCGCAGTGACAGAGCCCAATCAGGTATGGTGCGGCGACGTAACGTATATCTGGACCGGTAAACGCTGGGCATACCTGGCCGTTGTACTCGACCTGTTCGCAAGGAAACCCGTGGGCTGGGCAATGTCATTTTCTCCGGACAGCAAACTGACAACCAAAGCGCTGAAAATGGCATGGGAAATACGAAATAAGCCATCCGGGCTCATGTTCCACAGTGATCAGGGTAGCCACTATACAAGCAGGCAGTTCCGACAGTTACTGTGGCGATACCGGATAAAACAAAGTATGAGTAGGCGTGGTAACTGCTGGGATAACAGCCCGATGGAGCGCTTCTTCAGAAGTCTGAAAAATGAGTGGGTGCCGGTGACCGGCTACATCAGCTTCAGTGAAGCAGCCCATGCAATAACGGATTATATCGTCGGGTATTACAGCGAAGTCAGGCCGCATGAATATAACGGTGGATTACCACCAAACGAATCAGAAAACCAATACCGGAAAAACTCTAAAACCGTGGCCAATTTTAGTTGA